From Levilactobacillus zymae, a single genomic window includes:
- a CDS encoding fructosamine kinase family protein — translation MLSATWLAQLPVPQVTTATPVSGGDINQAYRLETSEGPYFLLVQPHTPASFYAHEVAGLKALGQAANVPEVFGTGSIDGDAYLLLEFLATGHGSQYDLGQTVARVHHVTAPQFGFDQDNLVAKLPKNNHWQSDWTTFYLQQRLDPLVQRAQQHGLWNAQRAAGYARVRQHIVAENQGRQITPALLHGDLWASNYLFTTDGTPTLIDPDTLYGDREFDLAMTTIFGGFTQDFYKGYNAAYPFPAGYAQRLPHYQLYYLLAHLNLFGETYGGAVDNLLAQG, via the coding sequence ATGTTATCTGCAACTTGGCTGGCCCAGTTACCAGTCCCACAAGTCACGACTGCCACCCCCGTTTCCGGTGGCGATATTAATCAAGCCTATCGCTTAGAAACCAGCGAGGGGCCCTACTTTCTGCTAGTTCAACCGCACACGCCGGCCAGTTTCTACGCGCACGAGGTGGCCGGGTTAAAAGCCCTTGGCCAGGCTGCGAACGTTCCCGAAGTCTTCGGTACCGGGAGTATCGACGGTGACGCCTACCTGCTCCTAGAATTTCTCGCAACGGGGCATGGCAGTCAGTATGACCTGGGGCAAACCGTGGCGCGCGTCCACCACGTCACCGCACCACAGTTCGGTTTCGATCAGGATAATCTGGTGGCCAAGTTACCCAAAAACAATCACTGGCAAAGTGATTGGACCACCTTCTATCTCCAGCAACGCCTTGATCCGCTGGTACAACGCGCTCAACAGCACGGCCTGTGGAACGCTCAACGGGCAGCTGGGTACGCCCGCGTGCGTCAACACATTGTTGCCGAAAATCAAGGTCGTCAGATTACCCCCGCACTATTACACGGGGACTTATGGGCGAGCAACTACCTGTTCACTACCGACGGTACCCCCACGCTGATTGACCCGGATACCCTCTACGGGGACCGCGAGTTCGACCTAGCCATGACCACCATTTTTGGCGGCTTTACCCAAGACTTCTACAAGGGGTACAACGCGGCCTATCCCTTTCCTGCGGGTTACGCCCAACGCTTGCCCCATTACCAACTCTATTACCTGTTAGCCCACCTGAACCTCTTCGGTGAGACTTACGGCGGGGCTGTCGACAATCTGCTTGCCCAGGGGTAA
- the prmA gene encoding 50S ribosomal protein L11 methyltransferase, with translation MQWTEVSVITTNEAVEAVSNILQEAGASGVKIDDAADYEHLEPGKYGEIVDLKTIPHRTSGAEITAYYPETVFIPEILPTIKQRVSGLAQFGLDPTPGTVTSKAVADESWATAWQKYYHPVRVTRYLTVTPSWEPYQPVQPGEHVIRLDPGMAFGTGTHPTTVLSLTELEMVVRGGESMYDVGTGSGVLSIAAKYLGVDQIKAFDLDDVAVRSAKTNLDLNPVATDVVAEPNDLLNGIHQPVDLVVANILAEIIVPLVPQAWENLQPGGHFLTSGIIADKLDLVIAAQEKQGFIIDNVLQMKDWRGVIAHKPTEDE, from the coding sequence AAGAGGCGGGAGCCAGTGGGGTCAAGATCGATGACGCAGCCGATTACGAACATCTCGAACCGGGCAAATACGGTGAAATTGTCGACCTCAAGACAATCCCTCACCGCACCAGTGGGGCCGAAATTACCGCCTATTATCCAGAAACCGTTTTTATCCCCGAGATTTTACCAACCATTAAACAACGGGTTAGCGGTTTAGCACAATTTGGGTTGGACCCAACTCCGGGGACGGTGACCTCTAAGGCGGTCGCCGACGAGAGCTGGGCGACCGCTTGGCAGAAGTACTATCATCCGGTTCGCGTCACCCGCTATCTGACAGTGACCCCCAGCTGGGAGCCCTATCAGCCCGTTCAGCCCGGTGAACACGTGATTCGGTTGGATCCGGGGATGGCCTTTGGTACCGGGACGCACCCGACTACGGTACTGTCGTTAACGGAGCTAGAAATGGTGGTCCGCGGTGGCGAAAGCATGTATGACGTCGGTACTGGCTCCGGGGTCCTAAGTATTGCGGCCAAGTACCTGGGGGTTGATCAGATTAAGGCCTTTGATCTCGATGACGTGGCGGTTCGTTCGGCGAAGACCAACTTGGACCTCAACCCCGTTGCAACCGACGTGGTAGCCGAACCCAACGATCTACTCAATGGAATTCACCAACCGGTGGACCTGGTGGTGGCCAACATCTTAGCGGAAATTATCGTGCCACTGGTGCCCCAGGCCTGGGAAAACCTGCAACCCGGTGGTCACTTCTTAACGTCCGGCATCATCGCCGATAAGTTGGATTTGGTAATTGCTGCTCAGGAAAAGCAGGGCTTCATCATCGATAACGTGCTTCAAATGAAAGATTGGCGCGGTGTAATTGCCCACAAACCGACGGAGGATGAGTAA
- a CDS encoding N-acetylmuramoyl-L-alanine amidase, giving the protein MQLKPKNWTGLVAGLIILLIAGGLLWTFTQRNAVTATVSNLNLRQGPGLNYTVTHKVKKNSRLTILNEKNNWYHVRDSQNHFGWVASWLVDHPGHLKTVTNLAEATIVLDPGHGGSDSGALSIDQKHDEKTYTLELAQRVAKALRAKGAHVIMTRSTDATVSLADRPALANDHQANAFISFHFDSSPTDNLASGTTTYYYHRRSSYALAQAINGEMNDLPLINRGIRFGNFEVIRDNSRPALLLEMGYINTKKDFNDIHSAVYQQAVANRVVRGLTHYFQTQH; this is encoded by the coding sequence ATGCAGCTTAAACCCAAGAACTGGACCGGTCTGGTGGCTGGTCTCATTATCCTTCTGATTGCCGGGGGTCTGCTCTGGACCTTCACGCAACGCAACGCCGTTACCGCAACCGTTAGCAATCTGAACTTACGCCAAGGACCGGGGCTCAATTATACCGTGACCCATAAGGTGAAAAAGAACAGTCGCTTAACGATCTTAAACGAAAAGAACAACTGGTATCACGTCCGCGATAGTCAAAATCACTTTGGCTGGGTCGCCAGCTGGTTAGTGGACCATCCCGGCCACCTTAAAACCGTCACGAATTTAGCGGAGGCCACCATCGTTTTGGATCCGGGCCACGGTGGTAGCGATTCGGGGGCCCTTTCGATCGACCAGAAGCACGACGAAAAGACCTACACCCTTGAACTGGCCCAACGTGTCGCCAAGGCTTTACGCGCCAAGGGGGCTCACGTCATCATGACCCGCTCGACGGATGCCACGGTCAGTCTCGCCGACCGGCCGGCACTAGCCAACGATCATCAGGCCAACGCCTTCATCAGCTTTCATTTTGATTCCTCCCCCACGGATAATCTCGCCTCGGGAACCACCACCTACTACTATCACCGACGTTCCTCCTACGCGTTGGCTCAAGCCATCAACGGTGAAATGAATGACTTGCCGTTAATCAACCGGGGCATTCGTTTCGGGAATTTCGAGGTCATTCGCGATAATAGTCGGCCGGCCCTCCTCCTTGAAATGGGCTACATCAATACCAAGAAGGACTTTAACGACATCCACAGTGCCGTCTATCAACAAGCCGTGGCGAACCGCGTGGTCCGAGGCTTGACCCACTATTTTCAAACGCAACATTAA
- the hisS gene encoding histidine--tRNA ligase, with protein sequence MRYQRPKGTADILPGTSETWQFVEQTARELFARYRFDEIRTPMFENFEVFSRTSGDTSDIVTKEMYDFKDKGDRHLSLRPEGTAGVVRAFVENKLYGPETQKPYKVYYMGPMFRYERPQSGRQREFHQIGVEAFGSNAPELDVEVIALGMNLLSKLGLKHLRLALNTLGDQETRAAYRQALIDFLEPHFDELSDDSKVRLHKNPLRVLDSKDAHDQEIVADAPSILDFLTPDATTHFNQVKASLDALGIDYDVDATMVRGLDYYNHTIFEIMADSPALGEGYTTVLAGGRYNGLVAELGGPEMPGVGFGMGVERLVLLMQAEQVPVPNDHPLDVYVVGIGDDTSIETLKLVQAIRRAGLTADRDYLGRKPKAQFKTANRLDARYTLTIGDQELANQTANLKAMATGEEVSVPLADIYQDFQAVVAQKFTTK encoded by the coding sequence ATGCGCTACCAACGACCTAAAGGCACGGCGGACATCTTACCAGGTACGTCTGAAACCTGGCAGTTCGTGGAACAAACGGCGCGGGAGTTATTCGCCCGTTACCGGTTCGACGAGATCCGCACGCCGATGTTTGAAAACTTCGAGGTATTCTCCCGCACATCTGGGGATACTTCCGATATTGTCACCAAAGAAATGTACGATTTCAAGGATAAGGGTGATCGGCACCTTTCCTTGCGGCCAGAAGGCACGGCCGGAGTGGTTCGGGCCTTCGTCGAAAACAAGTTGTACGGTCCGGAAACGCAAAAGCCGTACAAGGTCTACTACATGGGTCCGATGTTTCGGTACGAACGGCCCCAATCCGGCCGGCAACGGGAATTTCACCAGATCGGGGTGGAAGCCTTCGGTAGCAACGCCCCCGAATTAGACGTCGAAGTCATTGCACTGGGGATGAACCTGCTCAGTAAGTTAGGCTTAAAGCACCTGCGTTTGGCCCTCAATACGTTGGGCGACCAAGAGACGCGGGCGGCTTACCGGCAAGCGCTGATTGATTTTTTGGAACCCCACTTTGATGAATTAAGCGACGATTCCAAGGTGCGGTTACACAAGAACCCGCTGCGGGTCTTAGATAGCAAAGACGCCCACGACCAAGAAATCGTGGCCGATGCACCGTCAATCTTAGACTTCTTGACGCCCGACGCCACGACCCACTTTAACCAGGTCAAGGCCAGCTTAGACGCCTTAGGCATTGATTACGACGTCGATGCCACCATGGTACGGGGGTTGGATTACTACAACCACACGATCTTTGAGATTATGGCCGATTCACCGGCACTGGGCGAAGGCTACACCACGGTGTTAGCCGGGGGTCGTTACAACGGCCTGGTCGCAGAACTCGGCGGTCCCGAGATGCCCGGTGTGGGCTTCGGGATGGGCGTAGAACGGTTGGTCCTGTTGATGCAGGCCGAACAAGTTCCCGTGCCGAACGATCACCCGTTAGACGTTTACGTCGTGGGAATCGGGGACGACACCTCGATCGAAACGCTAAAGCTGGTTCAGGCCATCCGACGCGCCGGCTTAACGGCCGATCGCGATTACCTGGGGCGTAAGCCGAAGGCCCAGTTCAAGACGGCTAACCGCTTAGACGCCCGCTACACGTTGACCATTGGGGACCAGGAACTGGCCAATCAAACGGCCAACCTCAAGGCCATGGCGACGGGTGAAGAGGTCAGTGTGCCGTTAGCTGACATTTATCAGGATTTCCAAGCTGTGGTGGCGCAGAAGTTCACCACAAAATAA
- the msrA gene encoding peptide-methionine (S)-S-oxide reductase MsrA, with translation MTIETATFAGGCFWCMVQPFEEHPGIQKVLSGYTGGTVPNPTYEQVKAHTTGHTEAVKIWFDPAVVTYAQLVELYWQQTDPTDAGGQFQDRGDNYRPVIFVDGPAQRQIAEASKRALQEKEQFDRPIVTQIQPVQPFYPAEERHQQFYKKNPRRMAEQEAGGRAAFVAQHWTKETNH, from the coding sequence ATGACTATAGAAACCGCAACGTTTGCCGGAGGCTGTTTTTGGTGCATGGTGCAACCGTTTGAAGAGCACCCGGGAATTCAGAAGGTTTTATCGGGTTACACTGGGGGGACCGTGCCCAATCCGACCTATGAGCAGGTTAAGGCGCACACCACCGGACACACCGAGGCCGTGAAAATTTGGTTTGATCCGGCGGTGGTGACCTATGCGCAGCTGGTCGAACTTTACTGGCAACAGACCGATCCTACCGATGCAGGTGGGCAATTTCAGGACCGTGGGGACAACTATCGACCGGTAATTTTCGTCGACGGGCCCGCCCAACGCCAAATTGCCGAGGCCTCAAAGCGCGCGCTGCAGGAAAAAGAACAGTTTGACCGGCCAATCGTCACGCAGATTCAACCGGTGCAACCGTTTTACCCAGCTGAGGAACGGCATCAGCAATTCTATAAGAAAAATCCACGACGGATGGCCGAGCAGGAAGCAGGCGGCCGGGCTGCTTTTGTGGCGCAACATTGGACTAAGGAAACTAATCATTAG
- a CDS encoding 16S rRNA (uracil(1498)-N(3))-methyltransferase, whose protein sequence is MQRYFLDATCQDGQQVVLPESVTHHWVTVLRAQVGATAEFVDHTAHLFHGQLVAVADRQATVQLTAVATPAVELPVHTVIACGLPKQEKAEWITQKATEMGVDQIIFYAGDWSVAKWQGNKVAKKLARLTKVANGAAEQSHRLVRPTVSYLPNLAAVLQTPNDGVLLAYEESAKQGEHRALTTQLAAMTPGQTVLAVFGPEGGISPAEVQTAQAAGATLVGLGPRILRTETAPLYFLAAASTLWEL, encoded by the coding sequence ATGCAACGGTATTTTTTAGACGCGACTTGTCAAGATGGTCAACAGGTTGTTCTCCCAGAATCTGTCACGCACCACTGGGTTACGGTCTTACGGGCCCAGGTGGGGGCAACGGCGGAGTTCGTTGACCACACGGCACACTTGTTTCACGGCCAACTGGTGGCCGTAGCCGATCGCCAAGCTACGGTTCAACTCACGGCCGTCGCGACACCGGCCGTCGAGCTACCGGTCCACACGGTGATTGCCTGCGGATTACCGAAGCAAGAAAAAGCGGAATGGATTACCCAGAAGGCGACCGAAATGGGGGTTGATCAGATCATCTTTTATGCGGGTGACTGGTCGGTGGCGAAGTGGCAGGGCAACAAGGTTGCCAAAAAGCTGGCCCGCTTAACCAAGGTCGCCAACGGGGCGGCCGAGCAGTCGCACCGGTTGGTACGGCCCACGGTTAGTTACCTCCCGAATTTGGCAGCGGTGCTGCAAACGCCTAATGATGGTGTGTTGCTGGCTTATGAAGAATCCGCCAAACAGGGAGAACATCGCGCGTTGACCACTCAATTAGCGGCCATGACCCCCGGACAGACGGTGTTAGCCGTTTTCGGACCCGAGGGCGGTATTAGTCCGGCCGAGGTCCAAACCGCGCAGGCAGCCGGGGCGACGCTAGTGGGGTTAGGCCCCCGAATTTTACGAACCGAAACGGCGCCGTTGTATTTCCTAGCGGCGGCTTCGACACTTTGGGAATTATAA
- the dtd gene encoding D-aminoacyl-tRNA deacylase, which translates to MRVLLQRVQQASVTIDQKVVGAIDQGYCLLVAAEDSDTSEQVDYLVHKISHLRVFSDAAGKMNLSITDVNGSILSVSQFTLYANTKKGNRPSFVAAGEPAHAQALYEEFNRKLAATGIPVATGEFGADMQVALVNDGPCTIWFDTDD; encoded by the coding sequence ATGCGTGTTTTATTACAACGAGTTCAGCAGGCCAGCGTCACGATTGATCAAAAAGTTGTGGGGGCCATTGACCAGGGCTATTGCCTGTTAGTGGCGGCCGAGGACAGTGACACCAGTGAGCAGGTCGACTACCTGGTTCATAAGATTAGCCACCTGCGGGTATTTAGCGATGCTGCAGGGAAAATGAACCTGAGCATTACCGACGTTAACGGAAGCATCTTGTCCGTGTCGCAGTTCACCCTGTACGCTAATACCAAGAAGGGCAACCGACCGAGCTTCGTTGCGGCCGGTGAGCCGGCACACGCCCAGGCGCTTTACGAGGAGTTTAATCGGAAGCTAGCGGCGACGGGAATCCCGGTGGCGACCGGGGAATTCGGCGCCGATATGCAGGTCGCACTGGTTAACGACGGGCCATGCACAATCTGGTTTGATACCGATGATTAA
- the aspS gene encoding aspartate--tRNA ligase translates to MKRTTYAGLVDEQYLDQTVVLKGWVQKRRDLGGLIFVDLRDREGLVQLVFSEEYSQDALAVAEQLRSEYVIEIQGKVVARVAKEINPDMRTGKVEVRVTGINLLNKAKTPPFDIKDGITASDDLRLQYRYLDLRRPEMQRGIMLRNRIVQSVHSYFDNNGFVDIETPDLTKSTPEGARDYLVPSRIYHGHFYALPQSPQLFKQLLMGAGFDRYYQIARCFRDEDLRGDRQPEFTQIDLETSFLTAEEIQDITEGLIAKVMKDTLNVDVPLPFPRMDWDDSMARFGTDQPDVRFGMELKDLSAIMKETDFKVFSGAVANGGQVKAIAVPGGADLYSRKDLDKYAKYIERFGAKGLAWMKVTDDGFSGPIAKFFKEGDYFDQITKATGAKTGDLLLFAADSKRVVAQTLGYLRVAIAKEQDMIDQNKWAFLWIVNWPLFDYDVDLKRWVPAHHPFTMPAEGDAHYLNDGEDPHKAYAQSYDIILNGLELGGGSIRIHTRELQMKMLKALGFTPERAEKQFGFLLKALDYGFPPHGGLAIGLDRFARLLAKRDNIRDVIAFPKNSKATEPMTQAPSTVAQKQLDDLDLAVTELDDDPAKK, encoded by the coding sequence TTGAAACGCACCACGTACGCCGGCTTAGTCGACGAACAATATCTCGACCAAACCGTTGTGTTAAAGGGTTGGGTGCAAAAGCGCCGGGACCTCGGGGGCTTGATCTTCGTTGATTTGCGTGACCGCGAAGGGTTAGTGCAACTGGTTTTTAGTGAAGAATACAGCCAAGATGCCTTAGCCGTGGCGGAACAACTCCGCAGCGAATACGTCATTGAAATCCAAGGAAAAGTCGTTGCTCGGGTTGCTAAGGAAATTAACCCCGACATGCGGACTGGGAAGGTCGAAGTCCGGGTCACGGGCATCAACCTGTTGAACAAGGCCAAGACGCCACCGTTCGATATTAAAGATGGTATCACGGCTTCCGACGACCTGCGGTTACAGTACCGTTACCTCGACTTACGCCGGCCGGAAATGCAACGCGGGATCATGTTGCGTAACCGGATCGTCCAATCCGTGCACAGCTACTTCGACAACAACGGGTTCGTGGATATCGAAACGCCGGATCTGACCAAGTCCACCCCAGAAGGGGCCCGCGATTACCTGGTCCCTTCACGGATCTACCACGGCCACTTCTACGCGTTACCCCAGTCGCCGCAACTGTTTAAGCAGTTGCTGATGGGGGCCGGCTTCGACCGGTACTACCAAATCGCGCGTTGTTTCCGGGATGAAGACTTGCGGGGCGACCGGCAACCAGAATTCACCCAGATCGACTTGGAAACGTCCTTCTTGACGGCTGAAGAGATCCAAGACATTACCGAAGGCTTAATCGCTAAGGTCATGAAGGATACCTTAAACGTCGACGTGCCGTTACCATTTCCACGCATGGACTGGGACGACTCCATGGCCCGTTTCGGGACCGACCAACCAGACGTGCGGTTCGGCATGGAATTAAAGGATTTGTCGGCGATTATGAAGGAGACCGACTTCAAGGTCTTCTCCGGTGCCGTGGCGAACGGCGGGCAAGTCAAGGCCATCGCCGTACCTGGTGGGGCCGACCTGTACAGTCGTAAGGACCTTGACAAGTACGCTAAGTACATCGAACGGTTTGGGGCCAAGGGCTTAGCCTGGATGAAGGTTACCGACGACGGCTTTAGCGGCCCGATCGCCAAGTTCTTCAAGGAAGGCGACTACTTCGACCAGATCACCAAGGCCACCGGCGCCAAGACCGGCGACCTGCTGCTGTTTGCGGCCGACTCCAAGCGCGTGGTGGCCCAGACGTTGGGTTACCTGCGGGTAGCCATTGCCAAGGAACAGGACATGATTGATCAGAACAAGTGGGCCTTCTTGTGGATTGTTAACTGGCCACTGTTCGATTACGACGTGGACTTGAAGCGTTGGGTTCCCGCCCATCACCCGTTCACCATGCCAGCCGAAGGCGATGCGCACTACTTGAACGACGGCGAAGACCCACACAAGGCCTACGCGCAGAGTTACGACATCATCTTAAACGGGTTGGAACTCGGGGGCGGCTCCATCCGGATCCACACCCGTGAGCTGCAAATGAAGATGCTTAAGGCCTTGGGCTTCACGCCAGAACGGGCCGAAAAGCAATTTGGCTTCCTGTTGAAGGCCTTAGATTACGGGTTCCCGCCTCACGGTGGTCTGGCTATCGGGCTCGACCGGTTTGCCCGCTTGCTGGCCAAGCGCGACAACATTCGTGACGTGATTGCCTTCCCGAAGAACTCGAAGGCCACGGAACCGATGACCCAAGCGCCAAGTACCGTTGCGCAAAAACAATTGGACGACTTGGACTTAGCGGTCACCGAACTCGACGACGACCCAGCCAAAAAATAA
- a CDS encoding HAD-IA family hydrolase, giving the protein MRYQQLFWDFDGTLVDTYPGMVEAFTTALTQLGVNDFEIDQSAIYKAMRQHSLGTALQQFSAEYTLNRDSLNERYQRLAAPKLAQAVAFAGAAELLNTVTSAGGRNFLLTHRDERALERLAALGLRDYFSGAVTAADDYPRKPDPTSLNALCQQYQVDPHTAIMIGDRNLDVQAGHRAGMAGALFDPEHLIVDESQPEVRVTRLADLQDWLTSEN; this is encoded by the coding sequence ATGCGTTATCAGCAACTATTTTGGGATTTTGACGGGACGTTGGTCGACACTTACCCGGGGATGGTGGAGGCCTTCACGACGGCTTTAACTCAGCTGGGGGTCAATGATTTTGAGATCGATCAGTCGGCCATCTACAAGGCCATGCGGCAGCACAGTTTAGGAACGGCCCTGCAACAGTTTAGTGCCGAATACACGCTGAACCGTGACAGTCTAAACGAGCGGTATCAGCGGTTGGCGGCACCCAAGTTGGCCCAGGCCGTGGCCTTTGCCGGGGCTGCCGAATTGCTCAACACCGTGACCAGTGCGGGAGGGCGAAACTTCTTGCTCACCCATCGCGATGAACGGGCACTGGAGCGGTTAGCAGCGTTGGGACTAAGGGATTACTTCAGCGGCGCCGTCACGGCCGCGGATGATTATCCGCGTAAGCCGGACCCCACTAGCCTAAACGCCCTGTGTCAGCAGTACCAGGTGGACCCGCACACCGCAATCATGATTGGTGACCGGAATTTGGACGTCCAGGCGGGCCACCGTGCGGGGATGGCGGGTGCGTTGTTCGATCCGGAACACCTGATCGTTGATGAGAGTCAACCGGAAGTTCGGGTCACCCGGTTAGCTGATCTCCAAGACTGGTTGACCAGTGAAAATTAA
- a CDS encoding bifunctional (p)ppGpp synthetase/guanosine-3',5'-bis(diphosphate) 3'-pyrophosphohydrolase: MTKERVWTAEEVIARVGKYMNAQHVEMVVRACHFATVAHRDQTRQSGEPYIMHPIQVAGILADLNMDPETVSAGFLHDIVEDTGVTLSDVRELFGDDVALIVDGVTKLGKIKYKSNKEQLAENHRKLLLAMSKDIRVMIVKLADRLHNMRTLQHLRPDKQRRIANETLEIYAPLADRLGISTIKWELEDISLRYLNPQQYYRIVHLMNSRRDQREQYIAAAIKVIQSSIKDLHLHPEIYGRPKHIYSVYRKMKDQHKQFSQIYDLLAIRVIVDTIKDCYAVLGAIHSQWKPMPGRFKDYIAMPKANMYQSLHTTVIGPEGKPLEVQIRTKEMHAVAEYGVAAHWAYKEGVKDKVQATNTGEKLNLFKHIIELQEDTDDAADFMDSVKGELFGDHVYAFTPKGDVLELPKGAGPLDMAYAIHTEVGHHTTGATINGKIVPLNYEIKNGDIVDIRTSSSSAGPSRDWLKLVSTRRARNKIKQFFRLRDREQNITQGQEMVERLIRDAGYDPKAIMTKENVDKVIAKLHYQHVDDLLAAIGFGDLQPQGVVNRLTDDVRQAAEDQRRRQEEREILEEHQSIKNDSDTDKKDRKKQPDGVVIEGVDNLLVRLSHCCAPVPGDQITGYITKGRGVSVHRVDCPNVRHAEESGERIVPVRWGDEHGDGTNYHADIEVQGYNRNGLLNDVLRMINNSTKDLTSINGKVDHNKMVIIAVSLGIRNRWELQRIVDNIKNIPDVYVVKRPFR, translated from the coding sequence ATGACCAAAGAACGTGTCTGGACGGCTGAAGAAGTAATTGCCAGAGTCGGAAAATATATGAATGCGCAACACGTTGAAATGGTGGTTAGAGCCTGTCATTTCGCTACGGTGGCGCACCGCGATCAAACACGGCAATCTGGCGAACCCTATATCATGCACCCCATTCAGGTGGCGGGCATCTTGGCCGACCTCAATATGGACCCCGAAACCGTTTCGGCGGGTTTTCTGCACGACATTGTGGAAGACACGGGGGTCACGCTAAGTGATGTGCGGGAACTGTTTGGGGACGACGTGGCGCTCATCGTGGATGGGGTCACCAAGTTAGGAAAGATTAAATACAAATCCAATAAAGAACAGTTAGCGGAAAATCACCGCAAGCTTTTATTAGCCATGTCCAAAGACATTCGGGTCATGATTGTGAAGTTAGCCGACCGCTTGCACAACATGCGGACCTTACAACACTTACGGCCGGATAAGCAACGGCGGATTGCCAATGAGACGTTGGAAATCTATGCACCGTTGGCCGACCGGTTAGGGATTAGTACCATTAAGTGGGAACTAGAAGATATTTCGCTACGGTACTTGAACCCGCAACAGTATTACCGGATCGTTCATTTAATGAATTCTCGGCGGGATCAACGGGAGCAGTACATTGCGGCGGCCATCAAGGTCATCCAAAGTTCCATCAAGGACTTGCATTTACACCCCGAAATCTACGGCCGGCCGAAGCACATCTACTCGGTCTACCGGAAAATGAAGGACCAACACAAGCAATTTAGTCAAATCTATGACCTGTTAGCGATTCGGGTTATTGTGGATACCATCAAGGACTGTTACGCGGTCTTAGGCGCCATTCACTCGCAGTGGAAACCCATGCCCGGACGGTTCAAGGACTACATCGCCATGCCAAAGGCTAACATGTACCAATCCTTACACACCACGGTAATTGGTCCTGAAGGTAAGCCGCTCGAGGTACAGATTCGGACTAAGGAAATGCACGCCGTTGCCGAATACGGGGTTGCGGCTCACTGGGCTTATAAGGAAGGCGTTAAGGACAAGGTTCAGGCCACCAATACCGGCGAAAAGCTGAACCTCTTCAAGCACATCATTGAACTGCAAGAAGATACCGACGACGCCGCCGACTTCATGGACAGCGTCAAGGGAGAACTTTTCGGCGACCACGTTTACGCGTTTACGCCCAAGGGCGACGTCCTCGAATTGCCTAAGGGGGCCGGACCGTTGGATATGGCCTACGCCATCCACACGGAGGTCGGCCACCACACGACCGGGGCCACCATCAACGGGAAAATCGTGCCGTTAAACTACGAGATTAAAAACGGTGATATCGTCGATATTCGCACGTCGAGTAGTTCGGCGGGGCCCAGTCGGGACTGGTTGAAGCTGGTGTCGACCCGGCGAGCTCGTAACAAGATCAAGCAGTTCTTCCGGCTCCGTGACCGGGAACAAAACATCACCCAAGGTCAAGAAATGGTGGAGCGCTTGATTCGCGATGCCGGCTACGATCCTAAAGCCATCATGACCAAGGAAAACGTGGATAAGGTGATCGCTAAGTTGCATTATCAACACGTCGATGACTTGTTAGCCGCCATCGGGTTTGGCGACCTCCAACCACAAGGGGTGGTCAATCGCTTAACCGACGACGTCCGCCAAGCGGCCGAAGATCAACGCCGGCGGCAGGAGGAACGCGAAATCCTGGAGGAACACCAATCCATCAAGAACGATTCGGATACCGACAAGAAGGACCGTAAGAAGCAACCGGATGGCGTGGTCATCGAGGGGGTCGATAACCTGCTCGTGCGGCTGAGTCACTGTTGTGCACCGGTACCTGGTGATCAGATTACCGGGTATATCACTAAGGGTCGTGGGGTGTCCGTTCACCGGGTGGACTGCCCCAACGTGCGCCACGCTGAAGAAAGTGGCGAACGGATCGTCCCGGTTCGCTGGGGGGATGAGCACGGCGACGGTACGAACTATCACGCCGACATTGAGGTTCAAGGTTACAACCGTAACGGATTACTAAACGACGTTTTACGGATGATTAATAATTCCACGAAGGATCTAACGTCGATCAACGGTAAGGTGGACCATAATAAAATGGTCATCATTGCGGTCAGTCTGGGGATCCGTAACCGGTGGGAATTACAACGAATCGTGGATAACATCAAGAATATTCCGGATGTCTACGTGGTTAAGCGGCCGTTCCGCTAG